From Nicotiana tabacum cultivar K326 chromosome 22, ASM71507v2, whole genome shotgun sequence, one genomic window encodes:
- the LOC107787608 gene encoding putative indole-3-pyruvate monooxygenase YUCCA4: MGSCKEEEKTDQQPKWLWVNGPIIVGAGPSGLAVSASLKENGVPSLILERSDCIASLWQQKTYDRLKLHLPKQFCQLPLFGFPENFPKYPSKKQFISYLEDYAKHFGIIPKFKQSVKVAEFDHVSGFWKVETQDFLYLSKWLIVATGENAEPVIPEIQGIGKFKGTVMHTSLYKSGTEFNNQRVLVIGCGNSGMEVSLDLCRHNAIPHMVVRNSVHILPREMLGISTFSIAMALLKWLPIRVVDKLLLLVANLTLGSTDKLGLRRPKTGPLELKNATGKTPVLDVGALSQIRNGKIQIMHGVKEITKIGAKSIDGKEGEFDSIILATGYKSNVPSWLKGTDFFTEQGMPKTPFPNGWKGENGLYTVGFTRRGLLGTANDAKNIARDISDQWRKYKGFCKNFCTSRNLSDSQGICF, from the exons ATGGGTtcttgtaaagaagaagaaaaaactgaTCAACAACCAAAATGGTTATGGGTTAATGGACCTATAATAGTAGGTGCTGGACCTTCTGGTTTAGCAGTTTCAGCTTCTCTTAAAGAAAATGGAGTCCCTTCACTTATTCTTGAAAGAAGTGATTGTATTGCTTCTTTATGGCAACAAAAAACCTATGATCGTTTAAAACTTCATCTCCCTAAACAGTTTTGTCAACTCCCATTATTTGGTTTTCCTGAAAATTTCCCTAAATACCCTTCAAAAAAACAGTTCATTTCTTACTTAGAGGATTATGCTAAACACTTTGGTATAATTCCCAAGTTTAAACAGTCTGTAAAAGTTGCAGAATTTGATCATGTTAGTGGATTTTGGAAGGTGGAAACTCAAGATTTTTTGTATCTTTCAAAGTGGTTGATTGTGGCTACAGGGGAAAATGCAGAGCCAGTTATACCAGAAATTCAAGGGATTGGTAAGTTTAAAGGAACAGTAATGCATACTAGTCTTTATAAGTCTGGTACTGAGTTTAATAATCAAAGGGTTTTGGTAATTGGCTGTGGAAATTCTGGTATGGAAGTTAGCTTGGACCTTTGTAGACATAATGCCATCCCTCACATGGTCGTCAGAAATTCC GTGCATATTTTACCAAGGGAAATGTTAGGGATATCAACATTTTCAATAGCAATGGCACTTCTCAAATGGTTGCCTATAAGAGTTGTTGACAAGTTGCTATTACTAGTAGCCAATTTGACCTTAGGTAGCACAGATAAGTTAGGTCTCCGGCGACCAAAAACCGGTCCACTTGAACTGAAAAATGCCACCGGAAAAACTCCGGTACTCGACGTTGGTGCATTGTCACAAATAAGAAATGGAAAAATTCAG ATTATGCACGGTGTGAAGGAGATAACTAAAATAGGAGCAAAGTCTATAGATGGAAAAGAAGGAGAATTTGATTCAATAATCCTAGCAACTGGATACAAAAGCAATGTTCCTTCTTGGCTTAAG GGAACTGACTTCTTCACAGAACAAGGGATGCCAAAAACACCATTTCCTAATGGCTGGAAAGGGGAAAATGGATTATACACGGTGGGGTTTACAAGAAGAGGGCTTTTAGGGACTGCAAATGATGCAAAAAACATTGCCAGGGATATTAGTGATCAATGGAGGAAATACAAGGGCTTCTGCAAAAATTTTTGTACTTCAAGAAATCTATCAGATAGCCAGGGTATATGTTTTTAG